From Triticum aestivum cultivar Chinese Spring chromosome 4A, IWGSC CS RefSeq v2.1, whole genome shotgun sequence, a single genomic window includes:
- the LOC123081615 gene encoding pentatricopeptide repeat-containing protein At2g41720-like — protein sequence MAVAAARCRLWRGMRTAAAATVSGEELYASLLSRLVAEPECRVKATMEEATSSVPHRDDAFWEPLAAALLRASYPAKAHLVLEWKLEKLLKEGVNSYNCEPYSIIIRFCGETRNAALAMRVFECAEAQGIQLNTSIFNALINTFLSVGDLLAAVTLYETMEGIEDSKLDRATYDAFIYAFSRLRSGDAMMNWYLAAKNAGFIPGTQAFESLIVGFILLNKLDDAELVFGEMVSFETKPTCTILEAKLEVLYRTEEVNRVRSFIKLVSDGNWELNKALVDRLTRLCLDGGEIDVMEQLLALIQKEAHFSSVTQLHCGIIRFYASADLLSDMEHAIGRMLDDGMMFLCPEDVEAIICSYFRHRAFDRLEIFLNRIRSLYMLTRSSYDILVAGFRRFDLHQTLEATIKDMREAGFA from the exons ATGGCTGTCGCCGCGGCTCGCTGCCGCCTGTGGCGCGGGATGcgaaccgcagccgccgccaccgtgTCAGGCGAAGAGCTGTACGCGTCCCTGCTCTCACGCCTGGTGGCGGAGCCGGAGTGCCGCGTGAAGGCCACCATGGAGGAGGCGACCTCCTCGGTCCCGCACCGCGATGACGCCTTCTGGGAGCCCCTTGCCGCGGCCCTCCTCCGCGCGTCCTACCCAGCCAAGGCGCACCTC GTCTTGGAATGGAAGCTAGAGAAGCTACTAAAGGAAGGGGTTAATAGTTATAATTGTGAACCCTACTCGATAATAATCCGTTTCTGTGGAGAGACAAGGAATGCAGCTCTTGCAATGAGAGTCTTTGAGTGCGCAGAGGCACAGGGAATTCAACTGAACACTAGCATTTTTAATGCTCTTATTAACACTTTCTTGTCTGTCGGAGATCTCCTTGCTGCAGTGACCTTATACGAGACCATGGAAGGAATAGAGGACTCCAAACTTGACCGTGCTACATATGATGCATTCATATATGCATTTTCGCGACTCCGAAGTGGCGATGCTATGATGAACTGGTACTTGGCTGCAAAGAATGCAGGGTTTATTCCGGGTACTCAAGCTTTCGAATCTTTGATAGTGGGATTTATTCTGTTGAACAAGCTAGATGATGCTGAGTTGGTCTTCGGAGAAATGGTTTCATTTGAAACGAAGCCAACCTGTACTATTTTGGAGGCCAAGCTTGAGGTGCTTTATAGAACAGAAGAGGTTAATAGGGTCAGAAGTTTCATAAAACTTGTCAGTGATGGCAACTGGGAGTTGAATAAAGCTCTGGTTGACAGACTAACAAGACTATGCCTGGATGGAGGTGAAATTGATGTAATGGAGCAGCTGCTCGCCCTAATACAAAAGGAAGCACACTTTAGTTCTGTAACTCAACTGCATTGTGGAATTATCAGGTTCTATGCTAGTGCAGATCTCTTGTCAGATATGGAACATGCAATAGGCCGGATGTTGGATGATGGCATGATGTTTCTGTGCCCAGAGGATGTTGAGGCTATTATTTGTTCATATTTTCGTCACAGGGCCTTTGATAGGTTGGAGATCTTTTTAAACCGCATCCGAAGTTTGTACATGCTCACCCGCTCTAGCTATGATATATTAGTTGCTGGATTTCGGAGGTTTGACTTGCATCAAACACTTGAGGCAACCATAAAAGATATGAGGGAAGCTGGATTTGCATGA
- the LOC123081614 gene encoding uncharacterized protein: MAVAAARCRLWRGMRTAAAATVSGEELYASLLSHLVAEPECRVKATMEEATSSVPHRDDAFWEPLAAALLRASYPAKAHLVISSYPVFSVPIHL; the protein is encoded by the coding sequence ATGGCTGTCGCCGCGGCTCGCTGCCGCCTGTGGCGCGGGATGcgaaccgcagccgccgccaccgtgTCAGGCGAAGAGCTGTACGCGTCCCTGCTCTCACACCTGGTGGCGGAGCCGGAGTGCCGCGTGAAGGCCACCATGGAGGAGGCGACCTCCTCGGTCCCGCACCGCGACGACGCCTTCTGGGAGCCCCTTGCCGCGGCCCTCCTCCGTGCGTCCTACCCAGCCAAGGCGCACCTCGTGATCTCATCATACCCTGTTTTTTCAGTTCCAATCCATTTGTGA
- the LOC123084869 gene encoding histone H3.2, protein MARTKQTARKSTGGKAPRKQLATKAARKSAPATGGVKKPHRFRPGTVALREIRKYQKSTELLIRKLPFQRLVREIAQDFKTDLRFQSSAVSALQEAAEAYLVGLFEDTNLCAIHAKRVTIMPKDIQLARRIRGERA, encoded by the coding sequence ATGGCCCGCACGAAGCAGACGGCGAGGAAGTCCACCGGCGGCAAGGCGCCGCGGAAGCAGCTGGCGACCAAGGCGGCGCGCAAGTCGGCCCCGGCCACCGGCGGCGTGAAGAAGCCGCACCGCTTCCGCCCCGGCACCGTCGCGCTCCGGGAGATCCGCAAGTACCAGAAGAGCACCGAGCTGCTCATCCGCAAGCTGCCCTTCCAGCGCCTGGTGCGGGAGATCGCGCAGGACTTCAAGACCGACCTCCGCTTCCAGAGCTCCGCCGTGTCCGCGCTCCAGGAGGCCGCCGAGGCCTACCTCGTGGGGCTGTTCGAGGACACCAACCTCTGCGCCATCCACGCCAAGCGCGTCACcatcatgcccaaggacatccaGCTCGCCCGCCGCATCCGTGGCGAGAGGGCCTAG
- the LOC123084870 gene encoding histone H2B.1-like — MAPKAEKKPAAKKPAEEEPAAEKAEKTPAGKKPKAEKRLPAGKKTASKEGGGEKRGRKKGKKSVETYKIYIFKVLKQVHPDIGISSKAMSIMNSFINDIFEKLAGEAAKLARYNKKPTITSREIQTSVRLVLPGELAKHAVSEGTKAVTKFTSS; from the coding sequence ATGGCCCCCAAGGCGGAGAAGAAGCCGGCGGCGAAGAAGCCCGCGGAGGAGGAGCCCGCGGCGGAGAAGGCCGAGAAGACCCctgccgggaagaagcccaaggccgAGAAGCGGCTGCCGGCGGGCAAGAAGACCGCCTCCAAGGAGGGCGGCGGCGAGAAGAGGGGccggaagaagggcaagaagagcgtggagacctacaagatctacatcttcaaggtgctgaagcaggtgcacCCCGACATCGGCATCTCCTCCAAGGCCATGTCcatcatgaactccttcatcaacgaCATCTTCGAGAAGCTCGCCGGCGAGGCCGCCAAGCTCGCCCGCTACAACAAGAAGCCCACCATCACCTCCCGGGAGATCCAGACCTCTGTCCGCCTCGTCCTCCCCGGGGAGCTCGCCAAGCACGCCGTCTCCGAGGGCACCAAGGCCgtcaccaagttcacctcctcTTAG